A region from the Pseudomonas triticicola genome encodes:
- a CDS encoding cytochrome ubiquinol oxidase subunit I, producing the protein MFGLEALDLARIQFAFTISFHILFPAITIGLASYLAVLEGLWLKTRNDTYRDLYHFWSKIFAVNFGMGVVSGLVMAYQFGTNWSRFSDFAGAVTGPLLTYEVLTAFFLEAGFLGVMLFGWNKVGRGLHFFSTVMVAIGTLISTFWILASNSWMQTPQGFEIVNGQVIPTDWLAIIFNPSFPYRLMHMATAAFVATAFFVGSSAAWHLLRGRDNPAIRTMLSMAMWMALIVAPIQAVIGDFHGLNTLKHQPAKIAAIEGHWENHGDEATPLILFGWPDMKEERTKFAVEIPYLGSLILTHSLDKQVPALKEFPPEDRPNSTIVFWSFRIMVGLGFLMIFTGLWSLWLRKRDSLYTSRPFLHLALWMGPSGLIAILAGWFTTEIGRQPWVVYGLMRTADASSNHSFMQMSITLIMFVVVYFALFGAGLGYMMRLVRKGPKISEGSETPDGGPGKKRTPARPLSAADDPAEGEHEDNTRLTKEI; encoded by the coding sequence ATGTTCGGTTTAGAGGCTCTCGATCTCGCCCGAATTCAGTTCGCGTTCACCATCTCGTTCCACATTCTGTTCCCGGCCATCACCATCGGCCTGGCGAGTTACCTGGCAGTGCTCGAAGGTTTGTGGCTGAAGACCCGCAACGACACCTACCGCGATCTCTACCATTTCTGGTCGAAGATTTTTGCCGTCAACTTCGGCATGGGCGTGGTTTCCGGGCTGGTCATGGCTTATCAGTTCGGCACCAACTGGAGTCGTTTCTCCGACTTCGCCGGTGCCGTCACCGGGCCGTTGCTGACCTATGAAGTGCTTACGGCGTTTTTCCTTGAAGCCGGTTTCCTTGGCGTGATGCTGTTCGGCTGGAACAAGGTCGGGCGCGGCCTGCACTTCTTCTCGACGGTGATGGTAGCGATCGGCACGCTGATTTCGACCTTCTGGATTCTCGCCTCCAACAGCTGGATGCAGACCCCGCAAGGCTTTGAAATCGTCAACGGTCAGGTCATCCCCACCGACTGGCTGGCAATCATCTTCAACCCGTCATTCCCTTACCGGCTGATGCACATGGCCACGGCGGCGTTCGTCGCGACGGCGTTCTTCGTCGGTTCGTCAGCGGCCTGGCACCTGCTGCGCGGCAGAGACAACCCGGCGATCCGCACCATGCTGTCGATGGCCATGTGGATGGCGTTGATCGTCGCGCCGATCCAGGCTGTGATCGGCGACTTCCACGGCCTCAATACGCTCAAGCATCAGCCGGCAAAAATCGCGGCGATCGAAGGCCACTGGGAAAACCATGGCGACGAGGCGACGCCGCTGATTCTGTTCGGCTGGCCGGACATGAAAGAAGAGCGCACCAAATTCGCTGTGGAGATTCCCTACCTCGGCAGCCTGATCCTCACCCACTCGCTGGATAAACAAGTGCCGGCGCTGAAGGAGTTCCCACCGGAAGACCGGCCGAATTCGACCATCGTGTTCTGGTCGTTCCGGATCATGGTCGGCCTCGGGTTCCTGATGATCTTCACCGGGTTGTGGAGCCTGTGGCTGCGCAAGCGTGACTCGCTGTATACCTCGCGGCCGTTCCTGCATCTGGCCTTGTGGATGGGGCCGTCCGGCCTGATCGCGATTCTCGCCGGCTGGTTCACCACGGAAATCGGCCGTCAGCCATGGGTGGTCTATGGCTTGATGCGCACTGCCGATGCTTCGTCCAACCACAGCTTCATGCAGATGAGCATCACCCTGATCATGTTCGTTGTGGTGTATTTCGCCCTGTTCGGCGCCGGTCTCGGCTACATGATGCGCCTGGTGCGCAAAGGGCCGAAGATCAGCGAAGGCAGCGAAACGCCGGACGGTGGTCCAGGCAAGAAGCGCACCCCGGCGCGTCCGTTGTCCGCAGCCGACGATCCGGCCGAGGGCGAGCACGAAGACAACACTCGCTTGACCAAGGAGATTTGA
- the cydB gene encoding cytochrome d ubiquinol oxidase subunit II gives MGIDLPLIWAVIIIFGIMMYVVMDGFDLGIGILFPFVPGKTDRDVMMNTVAPVWDGNETWLVLGGAALFGAFPLAYSVVLSALYLPLIFMLMGLIFRGVAFEFRFKAKDEKRHLWDKAFIGGSIAATFFQGVALGAFIDGLPVVNRQFAGGSLDWLTPFTLFCGAALVVAYALLGCTWLIMKTEGKLQEQMHDLARPLAFVLLAVIGIVSLWTPLSHPEIASRWFSMPNLFWFMPVPILVLVTLYGLIRAVARNANYTPFLLTLVLIFLGYSGLGISLWPNIVPPSISIWDAAAPPQSQGFMLVGTLFIIPFILGYTFWSYYVFRGKVTHEDGYH, from the coding sequence ATGGGTATTGATCTTCCGCTGATCTGGGCCGTGATCATCATCTTCGGCATCATGATGTACGTGGTCATGGACGGCTTCGACCTGGGCATCGGCATCCTCTTCCCGTTCGTGCCCGGCAAGACCGATCGCGACGTGATGATGAACACTGTCGCCCCCGTCTGGGACGGCAACGAAACCTGGCTGGTACTGGGTGGCGCGGCGTTGTTCGGCGCCTTCCCGCTGGCCTATTCGGTGGTGTTGTCGGCGCTGTACCTGCCGCTGATCTTCATGCTCATGGGCCTGATCTTTCGCGGCGTGGCTTTCGAATTCCGCTTCAAGGCCAAGGATGAAAAACGTCACCTGTGGGACAAGGCATTTATCGGTGGTTCGATCGCGGCAACGTTCTTTCAGGGCGTGGCGCTGGGAGCGTTCATCGATGGGCTGCCAGTGGTCAATCGCCAGTTCGCCGGTGGTTCACTGGACTGGCTGACGCCGTTCACGCTGTTCTGCGGCGCGGCGCTGGTGGTGGCCTATGCCTTGCTCGGCTGCACCTGGCTGATCATGAAAACCGAAGGCAAGTTGCAGGAGCAGATGCATGACCTGGCGCGGCCGCTGGCATTCGTCCTGCTGGCAGTCATCGGCATCGTCAGCCTGTGGACACCCCTGTCGCACCCGGAAATCGCCTCGCGCTGGTTCAGCATGCCGAATCTGTTCTGGTTCATGCCGGTGCCGATTCTGGTGCTGGTCACCTTGTACGGCCTGATTCGCGCGGTGGCACGTAATGCCAACTACACGCCGTTCCTGCTGACCCTGGTGCTGATCTTCCTCGGCTACAGCGGCTTGGGCATCAGCCTGTGGCCAAACATCGTGCCGCCGTCGATCTCGATCTGGGACGCCGCCGCGCCGCCGCAAAGTCAGGGCTTCATGCTGGTCGGCACGTTGTTCATCATTCCGTTCATCCTGGGGTATACCTTCTGGAGCTACTACGTGTTCCGCGGCAAGGTCACCCACGAAGACGGCTATCACTAA
- a CDS encoding MFS transporter — MPTQEPLLLRHHRPFMAFWLARIFTASGFQMLTVAIGWNLYQLTGNVLDLGLVGLVEFAPRVLFMLHTGHVADRYDRRKVAALCQSLQALIALALAIGSATDHVTREMIFILAFLLGAARSFEMPTTQALLPSIVPSALFPRAVAAAQSAQQSATIVAPALGGLLYAFGSVWVYGPTVLLYVIACTLMLNLPARQTPLNKGKATLDSLLAGIRFIRGRPDILGAISLDLFAVLLGGATALLPVFAKDILLTGPWGLGLLRSAPAVGALLMSLFLARFAVERNVGRVMFTAVGIFGVATIAFGLSTSFWFSLAVLVVLGAADMISMVIRASFVQLETPDEMRGRVSAVNGLFIGASNQLGEFESGLTAHWFGTVPAVVMGGIGTLVVTGTWIKLFPTLANRDRMHVPVEEKV, encoded by the coding sequence ATGCCCACACAAGAGCCCCTGCTGTTACGTCACCATCGTCCGTTCATGGCTTTCTGGCTGGCGCGGATTTTCACGGCCAGCGGGTTCCAGATGCTCACCGTGGCAATTGGCTGGAACCTGTATCAATTGACCGGCAACGTGCTGGATCTGGGCCTGGTCGGGCTGGTCGAATTCGCCCCGCGGGTGCTGTTCATGCTGCACACCGGCCATGTCGCTGATCGCTACGATCGGCGCAAGGTCGCCGCGCTTTGCCAGTCGTTGCAGGCATTGATTGCCTTGGCGCTGGCTATCGGCAGCGCCACCGATCACGTCACCCGCGAGATGATTTTCATCCTCGCCTTCCTGCTCGGCGCCGCCCGTTCGTTCGAAATGCCGACGACCCAGGCGCTATTGCCAAGCATCGTCCCCAGCGCCCTGTTCCCCCGCGCCGTCGCTGCCGCGCAATCGGCGCAACAGTCGGCCACAATCGTCGCCCCGGCCCTCGGCGGCTTGCTCTATGCATTTGGCAGCGTCTGGGTCTACGGTCCAACCGTACTTCTGTATGTGATCGCCTGCACGCTGATGCTCAACCTGCCGGCACGCCAGACGCCATTGAATAAAGGCAAAGCCACGCTGGACTCGCTGCTGGCGGGGATTCGCTTCATCCGCGGCCGCCCGGACATCCTCGGCGCGATCTCGCTGGATCTGTTTGCCGTATTACTGGGCGGCGCCACGGCGTTGCTACCGGTGTTCGCCAAGGACATTCTGCTGACCGGCCCGTGGGGTCTTGGCCTGTTGCGCTCGGCGCCGGCGGTGGGTGCGTTGCTGATGTCGCTGTTTCTCGCGCGATTTGCCGTGGAACGCAATGTCGGCCGGGTGATGTTCACCGCCGTCGGCATCTTCGGCGTCGCCACTATCGCGTTTGGTTTGTCGACCTCGTTCTGGTTCTCCCTGGCGGTGCTGGTGGTGCTCGGCGCAGCGGACATGATCAGCATGGTCATCCGTGCCTCGTTCGTACAGCTGGAAACTCCCGACGAAATGCGCGGCCGGGTCAGCGCGGTGAACGGGCTGTTCATCGGCGCATCGAACCAGTTGGGCGAATTCGAATCCGGCCTCACTGCCCACTGGTTCGGCACCGTGCCGGCGGTGGTCATGGGCGGGATCGGCACGCTGGTGGTGACGGGGACGTGGATCAAACTGTTTCCGACGTTGGCGAATCGGGACCGGATGCATGTGCCGGTGGAAGAGAAGGTCTGA